One window of Mangrovibacterium diazotrophicum genomic DNA carries:
- a CDS encoding glutamine synthetase III family protein: protein MAVFRFKALEEVLSRKPIEIHREHNLTSDYYGVKVFDRPKMKKYLSREAYKAVSDAIDSSAPIDRKMADQVAQGMKAWATENGATHYTHWFHPLTDGTAEKHDAFIVHGEDGGVVEAFSGKLLAQQEPDASSFPSGGIRQTFEARGYTAWDASSPAFIVDGTLCIPTVFISYTGEALDYKTPFLRSLSAVDKAATEICLYFDKTVTKVQANLGWEQEYFLIDEALYMARPDLVLTGRTLMGHASSKDQQLDDHYFSSIPTRVYRFMEDLENEAYKLGIPVKTRHNEVAPNQFEVAPIFEEANLANDHNQLLMDIMKKIARRHKFMVLFHEKPFAGVNGSGKHNNWSLVTDTGINLYSPGKNPKSNLQFLTFVVNTLKAVYDHQDLMRASIYSAGNAHRLGANEAPPSILSVFLGSEVSKMLDLMEEAVVDRKMTPDEKTALKLNIGRIPEIILDTTDRNRTSPFAFTGNRFEFRAVGSSANCAASLIALNTAMAAQLTKFKTEVDDLIDKGVKKDEAIFQVLKRLIIETKPIRFDGNGYSEEWIKEAAKRGLTNVSSVPEAISAYTTQSVIDLFKSVDVLNKNELESRSEVEYEKYTMKVQIEARVLGDLAINHIVPTAVQYQTSLMENVKHIKDLFPAEEFESLAEGRLDLIREVGSHISTIKLKVKEMVEARKVANVIENSAEKAKAYEKTVFPFLDDIRYHIDKLELAVDNELWPLPKYRELLFVK, encoded by the coding sequence ATGGCTGTATTTAGATTTAAAGCGTTGGAGGAAGTCCTCTCGCGCAAACCGATAGAGATACACAGGGAACACAACCTGACTTCCGACTACTACGGTGTCAAAGTTTTCGACCGCCCGAAAATGAAGAAATACCTGTCGCGCGAAGCTTACAAAGCCGTCAGCGATGCGATTGATAGCAGTGCGCCGATCGACCGAAAAATGGCCGACCAGGTAGCACAGGGAATGAAAGCCTGGGCAACGGAAAACGGCGCTACACACTACACACACTGGTTTCATCCGTTGACAGACGGAACAGCCGAAAAGCACGACGCATTTATCGTTCACGGAGAAGATGGTGGTGTTGTCGAAGCATTTTCAGGCAAATTACTTGCACAACAGGAGCCGGATGCCTCATCGTTCCCAAGCGGTGGAATTCGCCAGACTTTCGAGGCTCGCGGCTACACAGCCTGGGACGCTTCATCGCCGGCATTCATTGTCGACGGCACGCTTTGTATTCCAACTGTTTTCATTTCATACACTGGTGAGGCACTCGATTATAAAACGCCATTTCTACGTTCGTTAAGTGCAGTGGACAAAGCTGCAACCGAAATTTGCCTGTATTTCGACAAGACAGTTACAAAAGTACAAGCCAACCTGGGCTGGGAACAAGAATATTTCCTGATTGACGAAGCCCTTTACATGGCTCGTCCCGACCTGGTTTTGACCGGCCGCACACTCATGGGACACGCTTCGTCAAAGGACCAGCAATTGGACGATCACTATTTCAGTTCGATTCCGACACGGGTTTACCGTTTTATGGAGGATCTTGAAAATGAAGCCTACAAATTGGGAATTCCGGTAAAAACACGCCATAATGAGGTGGCACCGAACCAATTTGAAGTAGCTCCGATTTTCGAGGAGGCCAACCTGGCCAACGACCACAACCAGCTGTTGATGGACATCATGAAAAAGATCGCCCGCCGGCATAAATTCATGGTTCTTTTCCACGAGAAACCGTTTGCCGGCGTAAACGGATCAGGCAAACACAACAACTGGTCGCTGGTAACCGACACCGGAATCAACCTGTATTCACCGGGTAAAAATCCAAAATCAAATCTGCAGTTCCTGACCTTTGTGGTTAACACGCTGAAGGCCGTTTATGACCACCAGGATCTGATGCGCGCCAGTATTTACAGTGCCGGCAATGCACACCGCCTGGGAGCAAACGAAGCTCCTCCTTCAATTCTCTCGGTATTCCTTGGATCCGAAGTAAGCAAAATGCTCGACCTGATGGAGGAAGCCGTCGTTGATCGCAAAATGACGCCGGACGAAAAAACAGCTTTAAAATTAAATATCGGTCGCATTCCGGAGATCATTCTGGACACAACCGACCGCAACCGCACTTCGCCTTTCGCGTTTACCGGCAACCGTTTCGAGTTCCGCGCCGTGGGTTCTTCAGCCAACTGCGCAGCGTCGCTCATCGCACTTAATACAGCCATGGCAGCCCAATTGACCAAGTTTAAAACCGAGGTGGATGATTTGATTGACAAAGGAGTGAAAAAAGACGAGGCGATCTTCCAGGTTCTGAAACGTCTGATTATCGAAACCAAGCCGATTCGCTTCGACGGAAACGGCTACAGTGAAGAATGGATAAAAGAAGCCGCCAAACGCGGGCTGACCAACGTGAGCAGCGTACCCGAGGCCATTTCAGCCTACACCACTCAATCGGTAATCGACTTGTTCAAATCAGTAGATGTACTAAATAAAAATGAACTGGAAAGCCGGTCGGAAGTGGAGTATGAAAAATACACCATGAAAGTCCAGATTGAGGCTCGCGTACTGGGCGATTTGGCGATCAACCACATTGTGCCAACAGCCGTGCAATATCAAACCAGCTTGATGGAAAATGTCAAACACATCAAAGATCTTTTCCCGGCGGAAGAATTTGAGAGTTTAGCCGAAGGACGTCTGGATTTGATTCGCGAAGTAGGAAGCCACATTTCTACCATCAAATTGAAAGTGAAAGAAATGGTGGAAGCACGAAAAGTTGCCAACGTCATTGAAAACTCAGCCGAAAAAGCCAAGGCTTACGAAAAAACAGTTTTCCCGTTTTTAGACGATATTCGTTACCACATCGACAAACTGGAGTTGGCTGTTGACAACGAACTTTGGCCATTGCCCAAATATCGGGAACTATTATTCGTAAAATAA
- a CDS encoding glutamine synthetase family protein: MDKFIEITEKQTGFCDVVFGWDSSDVCYDNVELTGWHTGYPDKKASIDLTTYRNVPWDNNIPYFLGDFGQDESNPACPRTLLKKIRNQATEMGYSAIFAAEFEWFNFLTTPNELAADKFHTLEPISPGMFGYSQLRPSLNREYFNELFDLLSQFRIPLEALHTETGPGVYEAAIRYDDILQAADKATLFKTAVKEIAYRHGIVATFMAKWNENLPGCSGHIHQSIWSNDQSKNLFYSGDKAKPMSSMMESYLAGLLYCLPEVLPMYAPTINSYKRLRDGAWAPTTVTWGHDNRTTAVRVLNGDAKSTRLEMRVPGSDINPYLAMAASLASGLYGVRNGLKLDTPAIVGNAYANREVTKLPSNLLDATRQMEQSKLANELFGEGFTNHFTKTREWEWREFGKAVTDWELKRYFEII, encoded by the coding sequence TTGGATAAATTTATCGAAATAACTGAAAAGCAAACCGGGTTTTGCGACGTTGTTTTTGGCTGGGACAGCAGCGACGTTTGTTATGATAATGTTGAATTGACCGGTTGGCATACCGGTTACCCTGATAAAAAAGCAAGTATTGATTTAACGACTTACCGAAACGTTCCGTGGGATAATAATATCCCCTATTTTTTGGGCGATTTCGGTCAGGATGAATCCAATCCAGCCTGCCCGCGAACGTTGCTGAAAAAGATACGCAACCAGGCGACAGAAATGGGATATTCCGCCATTTTTGCCGCTGAATTTGAATGGTTCAACTTTTTGACTACGCCCAATGAACTGGCTGCTGACAAATTTCACACCTTGGAGCCGATCTCTCCGGGCATGTTTGGTTATTCGCAATTGCGTCCGTCACTCAACCGGGAATATTTCAATGAACTATTCGATTTGTTAAGCCAGTTCCGAATTCCGTTGGAAGCTCTTCATACCGAAACGGGCCCCGGTGTTTACGAAGCTGCTATTCGTTACGACGATATTTTGCAGGCAGCCGATAAGGCGACACTGTTTAAGACAGCCGTTAAAGAAATAGCTTACCGACATGGGATTGTGGCCACATTTATGGCAAAGTGGAACGAAAATTTGCCGGGTTGCAGCGGACATATCCATCAGAGTATTTGGAGTAATGATCAGAGTAAAAACCTGTTTTATTCGGGCGACAAAGCGAAGCCGATGAGCAGCATGATGGAAAGCTATTTGGCAGGATTGCTTTATTGTTTGCCAGAGGTGTTACCCATGTACGCACCAACCATCAACAGCTACAAGCGTTTGCGCGATGGTGCCTGGGCGCCGACAACCGTCACCTGGGGCCACGATAACCGCACAACAGCTGTTCGCGTTTTGAATGGTGATGCAAAATCAACACGTTTGGAAATGAGGGTGCCCGGCTCCGATATCAATCCGTACCTGGCTATGGCCGCCTCGCTGGCATCGGGATTGTATGGTGTGCGCAACGGATTGAAGTTGGACACGCCTGCGATTGTTGGTAATGCCTATGCGAATCGCGAAGTGACAAAACTACCTTCGAACCTGCTGGATGCCACGCGCCAAATGGAACAGTCTAAATTAGCAAACGAGCTGTTTGGAGAGGGCTTCACCAATCACTTCACAAAGACAAGGGAGTGGGAGTGGCGCGAGTTTGGCAAGGCCGTGACCGATTGGGAGTTGAAACGTTATTTTGAGATTATTTAG
- a CDS encoding HAD-IIA family hydrolase, translated as MRTKDFKSVALKYKTIFFDAFGVLKNHKGIIPGVEKTFDFLDENGINYFVVTNDSSRGPEGLADGYIRRGIKSITPDKIISSGMLARDWLSLKIKEGTVAYLGTGDSAHYVETAGLDTLAIRDLDLEDIDHIKCLVFLDDEGFDWNQDINKVINLLRKRNMPVVVANTDIHYPVSKNDVAVAIGGISDLVEEVLGKKFIRFGKPDAQMFMFAYERACEMKPVKKNEILMVGDTLYTDIIGGNKFGVDTALVLSGNTLPEMAKVRITSSGIIPNFICDSVIID; from the coding sequence ATGAGGACGAAAGATTTTAAGTCGGTTGCACTGAAGTATAAAACGATTTTTTTTGATGCGTTTGGTGTGTTGAAAAACCACAAAGGGATTATTCCCGGCGTAGAGAAGACATTTGATTTCCTGGACGAAAACGGGATCAACTATTTTGTGGTTACTAACGATAGTTCGCGTGGCCCCGAAGGACTGGCAGATGGTTACATTCGCCGCGGGATCAAAAGTATCACACCGGATAAGATTATTTCGTCCGGGATGCTGGCTCGCGACTGGCTGTCACTTAAAATAAAGGAAGGGACGGTTGCGTACCTGGGTACGGGTGATTCAGCTCATTATGTCGAAACAGCTGGGCTGGATACGCTTGCCATTCGGGATTTGGACCTGGAAGATATCGACCACATCAAGTGCCTGGTTTTTCTGGATGACGAAGGTTTCGACTGGAACCAGGACATCAACAAAGTGATCAACCTGCTGCGGAAACGCAACATGCCGGTAGTGGTGGCCAATACCGATATTCACTATCCCGTCAGCAAAAATGACGTTGCCGTGGCTATCGGCGGTATTTCCGATTTGGTTGAGGAAGTGCTCGGTAAAAAATTCATCCGCTTCGGAAAGCCCGATGCGCAGATGTTTATGTTTGCGTATGAGCGAGCCTGCGAGATGAAGCCAGTGAAGAAGAATGAAATCCTAATGGTGGGTGACACCCTTTATACCGACATCATCGGCGGGAACAAGTTCGGAGTTGATACTGCGCTGGTACTTTCCGGAAACACGCTGCCCGAAATGGCTAAAGTTCGGATTACCAGCTCCGGTATTATCCCAAACTTCATTTGTGACTCGGTGATTATTGATTAG
- a CDS encoding glutamine synthetase beta-grasp domain-containing protein — MKSKLEYIWLDGYKPTQTLRAKTMMSKDGFDGKLEDLKMWSFDGSSTEQAEGGSSDCLLKPVAVYPDVTRKNAYVVMCEVLNADGTPHETNGRATIAKDDDDYWFGFEQEYFLYDVDTKLPLGFPAGGYPGPQGPYYCGVGAKAAFGREIVEEHFDVCLEAGLNVEGINAEVAAGQWEFQIFAKGAHDAGDQIWIARYFLEKVAEKYGVYVEWHPKPLGKDADWNGSGMHANFSNGLMRTCGDKKVFDAICEEFGKHIQEHVSVYGAYNDQRLTGKHETASINDFSYGVSDRGSSIRIPVGTVEDGWKGRLEDRRPASNGDPYKIAAVIIDTTEKAVAKM, encoded by the coding sequence ATGAAATCAAAATTGGAGTACATCTGGCTAGATGGATATAAGCCAACTCAGACATTAAGAGCAAAAACAATGATGTCTAAAGATGGTTTCGATGGAAAACTGGAAGATTTAAAAATGTGGTCATTCGACGGTTCTTCTACAGAACAAGCAGAAGGTGGAAGCTCAGACTGTCTGTTGAAACCAGTTGCAGTTTATCCTGACGTAACTCGTAAAAATGCTTACGTTGTTATGTGCGAGGTTTTGAATGCAGACGGTACTCCACACGAAACAAATGGTCGTGCAACTATCGCTAAAGATGACGATGACTACTGGTTCGGTTTCGAACAAGAATATTTCCTGTATGACGTGGATACAAAATTACCTTTAGGTTTCCCTGCAGGTGGTTACCCAGGCCCACAAGGACCTTACTATTGTGGTGTTGGCGCGAAAGCTGCTTTCGGTCGTGAGATCGTTGAAGAACACTTCGATGTTTGTTTGGAAGCTGGTTTGAACGTTGAAGGTATCAACGCAGAAGTTGCTGCCGGACAATGGGAATTCCAAATCTTCGCAAAAGGTGCTCACGATGCAGGTGACCAAATCTGGATTGCACGTTACTTCCTTGAAAAAGTTGCTGAAAAATATGGTGTTTACGTAGAATGGCACCCAAAACCACTTGGTAAAGATGCTGACTGGAACGGTTCTGGTATGCACGCCAACTTCTCTAACGGTTTGATGAGAACTTGTGGTGACAAAAAAGTATTCGACGCAATCTGCGAAGAATTCGGAAAACACATCCAAGAACACGTTTCTGTTTACGGTGCATACAACGACCAACGTTTGACTGGTAAACACGAAACTGCTTCTATCAATGACTTCAGCTATGGTGTATCTGACCGTGGTTCTTCAATCCGTATCCCTGTTGGTACTGTTGAAGATGGTTGGAAAGGTCGTTTGGAAGACCGTCGTCCTGCTTCAAACGGTGACCCATACAAAATCGCTGCTGTTATCATCGACACAACTGAAAAAGCAGTTGCTAAAATGTAA
- a CDS encoding FKBP-type peptidyl-prolyl cis-trans isomerase — translation MAKREAKTKNKGAAGHHRKMGDDFLEQNRRKEGVVETSSGLQFCVVEEGSGARPDEWSTVLIHQRAQLLDGKILEDTYRQNKPDEVALKEMIEGLQEGLQLMTLGSRYKFWVPADLAWGRKGTSNKIPPFAVLAFDIRLVEIR, via the coding sequence TTGGCAAAACGAGAAGCTAAGACAAAGAACAAAGGTGCAGCAGGGCACCATCGGAAAATGGGCGACGATTTTCTGGAACAGAACCGGCGAAAAGAAGGCGTTGTTGAAACGAGCAGCGGCTTACAATTTTGCGTTGTTGAGGAAGGATCCGGTGCCCGACCGGATGAATGGTCGACTGTTTTGATTCATCAGCGGGCGCAGCTGCTGGATGGAAAAATTTTGGAGGACACGTATAGGCAGAATAAGCCCGATGAAGTTGCCCTAAAAGAAATGATTGAGGGGCTGCAGGAAGGATTGCAGTTAATGACCTTGGGTAGTCGCTATAAATTTTGGGTTCCGGCTGATTTGGCCTGGGGGCGTAAAGGAACCTCGAACAAAATACCGCCTTTCGCTGTGCTCGCCTTCGATATTCGTTTGGTGGAGATTCGTTGA
- a CDS encoding RNA methyltransferase, translating to MRKLRTNELNRLNPDEYQETGKMPLVVVLDNVRSCNNIGSFFRTSDALLIDSIYLCGITATPPNKEIHKTALDAEKTVSWKYFEHTEDAVADLKSRGFTVYAIEQIDKSIMLPEFQPEAGEKIALVFGNEVKGVQQKIVDLCDGAIEIPQFGTKHSFNVSVSAGIVLWDLFKKMKWGIS from the coding sequence ATGCGAAAACTCCGAACAAACGAACTGAACCGGTTAAATCCGGATGAATACCAGGAAACCGGGAAGATGCCCCTCGTGGTGGTATTGGATAATGTGAGAAGTTGCAACAACATTGGCTCCTTCTTCCGGACTTCCGATGCACTGCTCATCGACTCGATTTACCTGTGCGGGATCACCGCAACGCCTCCCAACAAGGAAATTCACAAGACTGCGCTGGATGCCGAGAAAACAGTGAGCTGGAAATATTTCGAGCACACCGAAGATGCTGTGGCCGATTTAAAATCAAGGGGCTTTACTGTTTATGCGATCGAGCAAATCGACAAGAGCATTATGCTTCCTGAGTTTCAACCCGAGGCTGGCGAAAAAATCGCGCTCGTGTTTGGCAACGAGGTGAAAGGAGTTCAGCAAAAAATTGTCGACCTCTGCGACGGCGCGATCGAAATTCCGCAGTTCGGAACAAAGCATTCTTTTAATGTATCAGTGAGTGCGGGGATTGTACTTTGGGATCTTTTCAAAAAGATGAAATGGGGTATCTCCTAG
- a CDS encoding arginine deiminase has product MTDKMKVNVTTEFGELEGVIIHTPGLEVEEMTPETAKRALYSDILNLAVATEEYKQLKGVLNKVSRVFEVTDLLAEVLKSEQVRKELLDEICRQENAQEIHADLFELTSPELARQLIQGVPIMRNNLTRYLSQERFSLWPLHNFLFTRDASMSFRDEVVIGKMANAVRDREALIMEAIFNHHPMIEATTVNSQKAGNIPTTGNISIEGGDFQVAREDVLVIGTGIRTSTQGIDFILESIKAKKEPIRHVLVQELPDMPESFIHLDMVFTFLDRDACMVYEPLILGTTRYHTIHIQIENGEVTKITEEKNLVKALKKLGIDLNPIYCGGRNDIWTQEREQWHSGANFFAIAPGQVIGYERNVNTVEELNKSGFEVIKAQNIIDGKAEIPKNKKCVITIAGSELARGGGGARCMTMPFKRKKVDW; this is encoded by the coding sequence ATGACAGACAAAATGAAAGTGAATGTGACTACCGAGTTTGGGGAACTTGAGGGAGTCATTATTCATACACCGGGTCTGGAAGTTGAAGAAATGACTCCGGAAACGGCCAAGCGCGCGTTGTACAGCGACATTCTGAACCTGGCAGTTGCCACCGAAGAATACAAACAACTGAAAGGTGTGCTCAACAAAGTAAGTCGTGTTTTTGAAGTGACCGACCTGCTGGCCGAGGTTCTGAAATCGGAACAGGTTCGCAAAGAACTTCTGGATGAAATTTGCCGGCAGGAAAACGCCCAGGAAATTCACGCCGATCTTTTTGAGCTGACGTCGCCGGAGCTGGCCCGGCAACTTATTCAAGGAGTACCGATCATGCGCAACAACCTGACGCGCTACCTGAGCCAGGAGCGTTTCAGCCTTTGGCCGCTGCACAATTTCCTGTTTACCCGCGATGCATCCATGTCTTTCCGCGACGAAGTGGTAATCGGGAAAATGGCAAATGCTGTCCGCGACCGCGAAGCGCTGATCATGGAAGCGATTTTCAACCATCATCCCATGATTGAAGCCACCACTGTGAATTCGCAAAAAGCAGGAAACATTCCGACGACCGGCAACATCTCCATCGAAGGAGGCGACTTTCAGGTTGCCCGGGAAGATGTATTGGTGATCGGAACCGGCATCCGAACTTCAACGCAGGGTATTGATTTCATACTGGAAAGCATCAAAGCAAAAAAGGAACCGATCCGCCACGTGTTGGTTCAGGAACTGCCCGACATGCCCGAATCGTTTATCCACCTCGATATGGTTTTCACCTTCCTGGACCGTGACGCCTGCATGGTGTACGAACCGTTGATTTTGGGAACAACCCGCTACCACACCATTCATATTCAAATTGAAAACGGCGAAGTAACCAAAATAACAGAGGAGAAAAACCTGGTAAAGGCCTTGAAAAAGCTGGGCATCGATCTGAATCCAATTTACTGCGGCGGACGAAACGACATCTGGACGCAGGAGCGGGAACAATGGCACAGTGGCGCAAACTTTTTTGCCATCGCACCGGGGCAAGTTATCGGTTACGAGCGCAACGTGAATACGGTAGAAGAGCTGAACAAAAGCGGCTTTGAGGTTATTAAAGCGCAAAATATCATCGACGGGAAAGCCGAAATCCCAAAAAACAAAAAATGTGTGATTACCATTGCAGGCTCAGAACTGGCACGCGGCGGCGGCGGCGCCCGCTGTATGACCATGCCGTTCAAACGTAAAAAAGTAGACTGGTAA
- a CDS encoding DUF4294 domain-containing protein, with product MWKQIVFILIVITSTSAAFGQVNDSVHYLSGMKENGDTIPHIELKTIPVFPRTKFKSKRLERKYWRLAMKVKKVYPYARVAAELMAEYDAKYRASDNKKERKEYLKEAEAELFDRYGDELKKLSISEGRILIKLIDRETQHTSYELIKDLKGGVSAFFWQGIARLFGNNLKEEYDPDEEDKMIEEIIYYIEAGVI from the coding sequence ATGTGGAAACAGATTGTATTTATCTTAATTGTGATCACCTCGACGTCGGCTGCATTCGGGCAGGTGAATGATTCCGTTCATTATTTGAGCGGGATGAAGGAGAATGGAGATACGATTCCACACATCGAACTGAAGACAATTCCGGTTTTCCCCCGAACGAAATTTAAATCGAAACGCTTGGAGCGCAAATACTGGCGTTTGGCCATGAAAGTGAAGAAAGTTTATCCATATGCCAGAGTTGCTGCCGAGCTAATGGCGGAATACGATGCAAAGTACCGAGCCTCGGACAATAAAAAAGAACGCAAGGAATATTTGAAAGAAGCCGAAGCGGAGTTGTTTGATCGTTATGGTGATGAACTGAAAAAGCTTTCCATTTCCGAGGGGCGAATTCTGATTAAATTGATTGACCGGGAAACCCAGCATACTTCTTATGAACTCATAAAGGATTTAAAAGGAGGTGTTTCTGCTTTCTTCTGGCAGGGCATTGCGCGCTTGTTTGGAAATAATCTGAAGGAAGAGTACGATCCGGATGAAGAGGACAAGATGATCGAAGAAATTATTTATTACATCGAAGCCGGAGTGATCTGA
- the thpR gene encoding RNA 2',3'-cyclic phosphodiesterase codes for MKRMFVAIKVQLDPPMTQFVDGLKKAFAAESVRWVDPDNFHVTLHFFGSIDETKEFALNRIFEDFAAEERTFEFGLNGVHFFGKGQKPHVLFIDISNGGALADLAARMKAVLLNRGMIGEQEMAFRPHLTIARLKSLKDKIRFAELVESWRQNSPEQKIKAKEIVFYESQTRPGGPIYTPQAIYALQE; via the coding sequence ATGAAACGGATGTTTGTTGCCATAAAAGTTCAGCTTGATCCGCCGATGACTCAGTTTGTAGACGGGCTAAAAAAGGCGTTTGCGGCAGAGTCCGTTCGTTGGGTAGATCCTGACAATTTCCACGTTACTCTGCACTTTTTCGGGAGTATTGATGAAACCAAGGAATTTGCGCTCAATCGTATTTTTGAGGATTTCGCTGCAGAAGAAAGAACTTTTGAGTTCGGGTTAAACGGTGTTCATTTCTTTGGCAAAGGACAAAAACCACACGTGTTGTTTATTGATATTTCTAACGGCGGGGCGCTTGCTGATTTGGCGGCGAGAATGAAAGCTGTTTTACTAAATCGAGGAATGATCGGCGAACAAGAAATGGCCTTTCGTCCGCACCTGACGATTGCGCGTTTGAAAAGTCTGAAAGACAAAATACGATTTGCGGAGTTGGTAGAATCCTGGCGGCAAAATTCACCGGAACAGAAAATAAAGGCAAAAGAGATTGTTTTCTACGAGAGTCAGACCCGGCCTGGTGGTCCGATTTATACGCCGCAGGCAATTTATGCACTACAGGAATAA
- a CDS encoding sugar transferase, whose protein sequence is MDSKKTRIIYLFFDVLAACLSWFLFYTYRKIYIERAALGSEISLDYTSRFYLALLIIPSFWILIYYVTGYYSNVCRKSRLIELNQTFFTSLGGVVILFFSLLLDDYVNTYKNYYRLFFTLLGLHFGITYLFRIIHTSIIAHKIHRREYGFNTLLIGGDEKAVQLYQDLTTQNRPSGNRLIGFVKTGHEQTMPLENQLPCLGNAEDIPQIISTNQVEEVIITFDTSQHSLLSQILILLQKFNVVVWGIPDLYDILSGNKKTNNLYGRPLFKISNGIMPVWEANVKRILDVVLSVVGLLIFLPVSLIIAILIKAESKGPIVYSQTRVGRYGKPFKIYKFRSMVADAESNGPELSSDHDSRITKIGRFLRKTHLDEIPQFCNVIVGTMSLVGPRPERQFYIDQLVEKAPQYNLLHKVRPGITSWGQVKYGYASNIEEMLERLPYDLVYMKNASLYLDFKIMIYSILEIFHGKGK, encoded by the coding sequence ATGGATAGCAAGAAGACACGAATTATATACCTTTTCTTTGATGTTTTAGCAGCTTGCCTGAGCTGGTTTCTATTTTACACCTACCGTAAAATCTACATCGAAAGAGCAGCCCTCGGATCAGAAATATCACTTGATTACACTTCCCGCTTTTATTTGGCATTGTTGATCATCCCGTCATTCTGGATTCTGATTTATTACGTTACCGGCTATTACAGCAACGTTTGCCGCAAATCGCGATTGATTGAACTGAATCAAACATTCTTTACCTCTCTCGGCGGAGTTGTCATTCTCTTCTTCAGCCTTTTACTCGACGATTATGTGAACACCTATAAAAATTATTACCGCCTGTTTTTTACCCTGCTCGGTTTACACTTCGGAATTACCTACTTGTTTCGAATTATACATACGAGCATTATCGCCCACAAAATACACCGGCGCGAATACGGATTCAACACCTTATTAATCGGTGGTGACGAGAAGGCCGTTCAACTTTATCAGGATCTGACCACCCAAAACCGCCCTTCGGGAAACCGTCTGATCGGATTTGTGAAGACCGGTCACGAACAAACAATGCCCCTGGAAAATCAACTGCCATGCTTGGGAAATGCGGAGGACATCCCGCAAATAATTTCAACCAATCAGGTAGAAGAAGTCATCATCACATTCGATACTTCGCAACACAGCTTGCTGAGCCAGATTCTGATCTTACTGCAAAAATTCAACGTGGTTGTTTGGGGTATCCCCGACCTTTATGACATCCTTTCGGGGAATAAAAAAACGAACAACCTCTACGGCCGCCCGCTTTTTAAAATATCAAACGGTATCATGCCGGTCTGGGAAGCCAACGTAAAACGCATACTCGATGTGGTTTTATCCGTTGTCGGGCTCCTTATTTTCCTGCCGGTCAGCCTAATCATAGCCATTTTGATCAAAGCAGAATCGAAAGGACCGATTGTGTATTCACAAACACGTGTCGGCCGTTACGGAAAGCCTTTTAAAATTTACAAATTCCGGAGTATGGTGGCCGATGCCGAATCAAACGGGCCGGAACTTTCGTCTGATCATGACAGCCGAATTACCAAAATTGGACGCTTCTTACGCAAAACGCACCTTGACGAGATTCCTCAGTTTTGTAATGTGATCGTCGGAACCATGTCGCTGGTTGGACCACGCCCCGAGCGGCAATTCTACATTGACCAACTAGTGGAAAAAGCACCACAATATAATTTGCTTCACAAAGTAAGGCCAGGAATTACCAGTTGGGGACAGGTGAAATACGGTTACGCCTCGAATATTGAAGAAATGCTGGAGCGTCTCCCCTACGATTTGGTTTACATGAAAAACGCCTCACTGTACCTCGATTTCAAAATCATGATTTACAGTATCCTGGAAATTTTCCACGGCAAAGGGAAATAA